A single region of the Lysinibacillus sp. B2A1 genome encodes:
- a CDS encoding 4-hydroxy-tetrahydrodipicolinate synthase, with translation MNLGRIGTAMITPFKEDGTINYPELERIINHLIDNGTDCIVACGTTSENPTMSTEEKIEVVRFTVEKAAGRVPVIAGTGDNETAYSIAMTHKAEENGADGIMLVAPYYNKPNQRGIFAHFETIAKETSLPVMLYNVPGRTGINVAYETSVALSKIPNIAWIKEASGNLDQMGDIIENVDADDNFLVYSGDDGLTLPLLAIGGAGIISVAAHVVGNDMQLMIKAFEEGNHKLAAKIHRALLPLVRALFAQPNPSPVKYAMTKLGFDTLNVRLPMMEMTDEEKANFDRIWDTYQEKARSFREINSYN, from the coding sequence ATGAATTTAGGTCGAATTGGAACGGCTATGATTACGCCGTTTAAAGAGGATGGCACGATAAATTACCCAGAGTTAGAACGGATTATTAATCACTTAATAGACAACGGTACAGATTGTATTGTTGCATGTGGCACAACCTCTGAAAATCCAACGATGTCCACAGAAGAAAAAATTGAAGTTGTACGCTTTACAGTTGAAAAAGCGGCAGGGCGTGTACCTGTTATAGCAGGGACAGGAGATAACGAAACAGCTTATTCCATTGCAATGACACATAAGGCTGAAGAAAATGGTGCAGATGGTATTATGCTTGTAGCTCCGTACTATAATAAGCCAAACCAACGTGGTATCTTCGCACACTTTGAAACCATCGCAAAAGAAACTAGTCTGCCTGTTATGCTTTATAATGTACCTGGACGTACTGGGATCAATGTTGCTTACGAAACATCTGTTGCGTTAAGTAAAATTCCAAATATCGCTTGGATAAAAGAAGCGAGTGGCAATTTAGATCAAATGGGCGATATTATTGAGAATGTCGACGCAGATGACAATTTCTTAGTATATAGTGGTGATGATGGTTTAACACTTCCACTACTAGCAATTGGCGGTGCAGGAATTATTTCAGTTGCTGCCCATGTTGTTGGGAATGATATGCAATTGATGATTAAGGCGTTTGAAGAAGGAAATCACAAGCTAGCAGCCAAAATTCATCGAGCATTACTGCCACTAGTACGTGCACTATTTGCTCAACCGAATCCTTCACCTGTCAAATATGCAATGACAAAATTAGGCTTTGATACACTCAATGTCCGTTTACCAATGATGGAGATGACAGATGAGGAAAAAGCTAATTTTGATCGAATTTGGGATACGTATCAAGAAAAAGCGAGAAGCTTTAGAGAAATAAATAGCTATAATTAA
- a CDS encoding transposase encodes MIEITILKDVYRMTKKITQEYRDYVVKLVVEENRKVTELSYELGLGESSIHRWVKKYRDGKKQENGDVKYITPSELKKLEATYEKKLRDVEEENAILKKAMHIFAKNPQ; translated from the coding sequence ATGATAGAAATAACTATTTTAAAGGACGTGTACCGAATGACTAAAAAAATAACCCAAGAATATCGTGATTATGTTGTGAAATTAGTAGTAGAAGAAAATCGAAAAGTAACAGAATTATCGTATGAATTAGGGCTTGGGGAATCTTCTATTCATCGCTGGGTAAAAAAGTATCGTGATGGAAAAAAGCAAGAAAATGGCGACGTAAAATATATAACCCCTTCGGAGCTAAAGAAGTTAGAAGCAACTTATGAAAAGAAACTTCGTGACGTAGAAGAGGAGAATGCCATTCTAAAAAAGGCGATGCACATCTTTGCCAAAAACCCGCAGTAG
- a CDS encoding IS3 family transposase, giving the protein MCRVLKVSTSGYYKWLAKQAAPITEKEEYKMKVTQKIKQSFHESYGTYGSPRVHKDLLEWGYPLSQKTVANIMRGLELCATQPRSYVTTTDSNHDALVYPNILKRMFYVEEPDQVWVADITYIRTLEGWVYLASIMDLYSRKIVAWEMADHMKVDLVLIALKKAFFIRRPKKGLIHHSDRGAQYCSTEYIELLKKHGCQISMSKKGDPYDNACIESFHATIKKEMIYRQKFQTKKAAFKAINGYISNFYNEHRRHSTLGYRSPNQFERLTFQKHAS; this is encoded by the coding sequence ATGTGCCGCGTTTTAAAAGTGTCGACGAGTGGCTATTATAAATGGCTGGCAAAACAGGCAGCACCGATAACAGAAAAAGAAGAATATAAAATGAAAGTTACACAAAAAATTAAACAATCGTTTCATGAAAGCTATGGTACGTATGGCAGCCCGCGAGTACATAAAGATCTGTTGGAATGGGGTTATCCTCTTTCACAAAAAACAGTGGCAAACATCATGCGAGGACTGGAACTGTGCGCAACACAGCCGAGAAGCTATGTGACGACAACAGATTCAAATCATGACGCACTGGTGTATCCGAATATACTGAAACGCATGTTTTATGTGGAAGAACCAGATCAAGTATGGGTCGCTGATATTACCTATATCCGAACGCTGGAGGGATGGGTGTATTTAGCGAGTATTATGGATCTGTATTCTCGTAAAATTGTAGCGTGGGAAATGGCCGATCATATGAAAGTAGATTTAGTGTTAATAGCTTTGAAAAAAGCGTTCTTCATACGCCGACCCAAAAAAGGACTCATTCATCATTCAGACCGTGGGGCGCAATACTGTTCAACGGAATATATCGAACTTTTAAAAAAGCATGGTTGCCAAATTAGTATGAGTAAAAAAGGTGATCCGTATGACAATGCCTGCATTGAATCGTTTCATGCGACCATAAAAAAAGAAATGATTTATCGCCAAAAATTCCAAACAAAGAAAGCAGCCTTCAAAGCGATAAATGGTTATATTTCTAATTTTTATAATGAACATAGAAGACATTCGACCCTTGGCTATCGTTCACCGAACCAATTTGAACGCTTAACGTTTCAGAAACACGCAAGTTAA